A region from the Leptospirillum ferriphilum ML-04 genome encodes:
- a CDS encoding TlpA family protein disulfide reductase: MKRKKLFLISVLASICLISFPGGYLSLAAADNSQPFRLHDVYGHVIELSTFKGKWVLLNFWATWCGPCLKEIPSLEKFESREASRVVILGISESLEREKKTLKFILEHKMNYPVLIDGLGRVADAYKVHGLPYSVLIDPQGRIFWTIEGAVNWTDPAFQSKFLAGPLKGQS, translated from the coding sequence ATGAAGCGGAAAAAATTATTTCTGATTTCAGTCTTGGCAAGCATTTGCCTCATTTCTTTCCCAGGTGGTTATCTAAGCCTTGCTGCTGCCGATAATTCCCAGCCATTCCGTCTTCATGATGTCTATGGTCATGTCATAGAGTTGTCAACATTCAAAGGAAAATGGGTTTTGTTAAACTTCTGGGCAACCTGGTGTGGTCCTTGCCTGAAGGAAATCCCTTCCCTCGAAAAGTTTGAGAGCCGTGAAGCTTCTCGGGTCGTCATTCTGGGGATATCGGAAAGTCTCGAACGGGAAAAAAAAACTCTGAAATTCATTCTGGAACACAAAATGAACTATCCTGTCCTCATCGACGGACTTGGACGTGTCGCGGATGCATACAAAGTTCACGGCTTGCCCTATTCCGTTCTGATCGATCCTCAAGGGAGGATTTTCTGGACAATCGAAGGGGCTGTTAACTGGACAGACCCTGCTTTCCAGAGCAAGTTTCTTGCTGGTCCCTTGAAAGGACAATCATGA
- a CDS encoding TlpA disulfide reductase family protein, whose translation MTAPDFSLKTVDGSPVHLSDYRGKVVMLNFWATWCKPCKQEMPSMEIMYEGMKQKVGDKFALIAVNENNMFYASKVAPFLKSHNIHFLIPLDPFSKLDHLYKITGVPETFIIDQNGVVAQHVIGPRNWIVRQNLEEVLSLLDKGPKTPKDYLAIKAKEADSGY comes from the coding sequence ATGACGGCTCCGGACTTTTCGTTAAAAACCGTCGATGGTTCTCCAGTTCATCTTTCGGATTACAGGGGAAAAGTCGTCATGCTGAACTTCTGGGCGACATGGTGTAAACCCTGCAAACAGGAAATGCCTTCGATGGAAATCATGTATGAAGGCATGAAGCAAAAAGTCGGTGACAAATTTGCCCTGATTGCGGTGAATGAAAACAACATGTTTTACGCCAGCAAGGTAGCGCCATTTCTGAAATCTCACAATATTCACTTTCTCATCCCGCTCGATCCGTTCAGCAAACTTGATCACCTCTACAAAATTACCGGGGTGCCTGAAACATTTATCATTGATCAGAATGGTGTGGTTGCCCAGCATGTCATTGGACCGAGGAACTGGATCGTCCGCCAAAACCTGGAAGAGGTTCTTTCTCTTTTGGACAAAGGACCAAAGACGCCGAAAGATTATTTGGCAATCAAAGCCAAGGAAGCTGATTCCGGGTATTGA
- the ccsB gene encoding c-type cytochrome biogenesis protein CcsB — MSLINSIGSSFLLYNTVVALYLVAGILYFLFLISHKKEMGQMASTVTFSGWVVNTAALVGRGIADHHAPWSNLYETLFLFSWASILGYMIMEMKYKVRVAGAFVLTLVLFAVGAAKLLPYRYQMVEPLNPALNSYWLKIHVFTMFMSYAAFGISASLALIYLLKKRSESRGTTGWILKEFPNTDALDDMTYKAVMVGFPLLTLGVIFGAMWAYEAWGGYWSWDPKETWSLITWFVYAAYLHARMTRGLRGSPSAWFSIGGFVSVVFLYWGVSFIIPGLHAYAA, encoded by the coding sequence ATGTCGCTCATCAATTCCATCGGCTCTTCATTTCTACTCTATAATACTGTCGTAGCGCTCTATCTTGTCGCTGGAATCCTGTATTTTCTCTTTTTGATCTCCCACAAAAAAGAAATGGGGCAAATGGCTTCGACCGTGACGTTTTCCGGCTGGGTAGTCAATACGGCTGCTCTTGTCGGTCGGGGAATTGCCGATCATCATGCGCCATGGTCCAATCTTTATGAAACTCTATTTCTCTTTTCCTGGGCGTCTATCTTGGGATATATGATCATGGAGATGAAGTACAAGGTTCGAGTGGCCGGTGCCTTTGTCCTCACTCTTGTGCTTTTTGCTGTCGGAGCAGCGAAGCTTTTGCCGTACCGTTACCAGATGGTTGAGCCTTTGAATCCAGCCCTCAATTCTTACTGGCTGAAAATTCATGTGTTCACAATGTTTATGTCTTATGCCGCATTTGGAATTTCTGCCTCTCTTGCTCTGATTTATCTTTTGAAAAAAAGATCGGAGTCCCGGGGAACAACAGGTTGGATTCTCAAAGAGTTTCCGAATACAGATGCCCTGGATGACATGACATACAAGGCTGTCATGGTCGGCTTTCCGCTTCTGACGCTGGGGGTTATTTTTGGGGCGATGTGGGCATATGAGGCCTGGGGAGGATATTGGTCCTGGGATCCAAAGGAAACGTGGTCTCTTATCACGTGGTTTGTCTATGCTGCTTATTTGCATGCACGAATGACAAGAGGTTTACGTGGATCTCCCAGTGCGTGGTTTTCTATCGGAGGATTCGTTTCAGTTGTTTTTCTATATTGGGGCGTAAGCTTTATTATTCCTGGACTGCATGCTTACGCAGCTTAG
- the resB gene encoding cytochrome c biogenesis protein ResB, producing MPDGLTPDEQQTVELSGAVGYYEAKKPPAELKKETKQGWSLRGTRILAILSSLRLAISLFLILAFLTIFGTFIDQGRESSFYLSQYGEKWGKWIVRLKVDDIYHSWYYVSLLSLLCVNALSCVYNRFPITFKSMFRERVNVSREFLKKQREYRELTLPEGLFSEEGAEKHVQSVFSKKRYKVQTLQDGQETIVFGQKGVWGRIGSHTAHLSVIVILGGGLLGSLLGFRLFGTFYVHSTTFVPQGDFSLRVNKFWIDHYPNGMVKSYFSDLDVLKHGKVVQHKVISVNHPLEYDGLRFYQASFGNAFDRLTSAKVLIVNRVKRQFLGQVILPWNTLKPVAKTDLSLKVVRYVSDFAFDPKTNSVYSKSEKEGNPAIQLAVYQNGKEIGRPWFFYNFPQIQVMKNLPYFIVFAGYDAPLYTGLEVAKDPGVKVVWAGSFLLVGGLFLSSYVYHRKIWARIRHTGGNVQIVLGGFGHKDKLGFEKEFQEVVQEISSSRKQDFLGAKGSATAVAAG from the coding sequence ATGCCGGATGGTTTGACTCCAGACGAGCAGCAGACCGTCGAGCTTTCAGGAGCTGTCGGTTATTACGAGGCAAAGAAGCCTCCGGCCGAATTGAAAAAAGAGACAAAACAGGGTTGGTCTCTCCGGGGGACCCGGATATTGGCGATCCTTTCCTCCCTGAGACTTGCTATTTCCCTCTTTTTAATCCTGGCGTTTCTGACGATTTTCGGAACGTTCATCGACCAAGGCCGTGAATCTTCCTTCTATCTGAGCCAATACGGAGAGAAGTGGGGAAAATGGATTGTTCGGCTGAAAGTTGATGATATTTATCATAGCTGGTATTACGTTTCGCTCCTGTCCCTTCTTTGTGTAAACGCTCTTTCCTGCGTATATAACCGGTTCCCGATCACATTCAAATCCATGTTCCGCGAGCGGGTCAACGTCAGTCGGGAATTTCTGAAGAAACAACGGGAATACCGGGAACTGACCCTTCCGGAAGGTCTCTTTTCGGAGGAAGGGGCCGAAAAACACGTTCAATCCGTTTTCTCCAAAAAACGGTATAAGGTTCAGACGCTTCAGGATGGTCAGGAAACGATCGTCTTCGGTCAGAAGGGGGTTTGGGGTCGCATTGGTTCCCATACGGCTCATTTGTCGGTCATTGTTATTCTTGGTGGAGGATTGCTTGGCAGTCTCTTGGGATTCCGTCTGTTTGGAACCTTTTACGTCCACTCGACGACATTTGTTCCCCAAGGAGATTTTAGCCTGCGGGTGAACAAGTTCTGGATCGACCATTATCCAAATGGAATGGTAAAATCGTATTTTAGCGATCTGGATGTGTTAAAGCACGGGAAGGTTGTCCAGCACAAGGTTATCAGTGTCAATCATCCACTCGAATATGATGGTCTGCGTTTTTATCAGGCAAGCTTTGGAAATGCTTTTGACAGGCTGACCAGTGCCAAGGTTCTGATCGTGAATCGGGTCAAAAGACAGTTTCTGGGACAGGTCATATTGCCCTGGAATACTCTGAAGCCCGTAGCAAAGACGGACCTGTCCTTGAAAGTTGTGAGGTATGTTTCGGATTTCGCGTTCGATCCAAAAACAAACTCTGTGTACAGTAAGTCGGAAAAAGAGGGGAATCCAGCTATTCAATTGGCTGTGTATCAGAACGGGAAGGAAATAGGGCGTCCCTGGTTTTTTTACAACTTTCCCCAGATCCAGGTGATGAAGAATCTTCCTTATTTTATTGTGTTTGCCGGATATGATGCTCCGCTCTACACTGGGCTGGAAGTCGCAAAGGATCCGGGAGTAAAAGTCGTTTGGGCCGGTTCCTTTCTGCTTGTCGGGGGGCTTTTCCTGTCGTCGTATGTCTATCACAGAAAAATCTGGGCCCGTATTCGTCATACCGGGGGAAATGTCCAGATTGTTCTCGGCGGGTTCGGACACAAGGACAAATTGGGATTTGAAAAAGAGTTTCAGGAGGTGGTCCAGGAAATTTCATCTTCCCGAAAACAGGATTTCCTGGGAGCCAAAGGGTCCGCTACAGCAGTGGCGGCGGGTTAG
- a CDS encoding MlaD family protein: protein MNWTAEAKLGFFIVVAILVAVGLTLRFGHFHLTPKGSYRIYADFRSVDGLEKGTAVRIAGVRVGEVTDITLRSSGMAHVEMMIFDGLKLPADIHPVIFSNGFLGKLYIELVPGKSAKPIIKKNQFFPTHRERQEQSGSHLSFSWFLPSPVWGDPLPSQPGASVPGPSLPSSKTEDPGYVQPGQTLASPGETVSVNRLVRKLNRIADDIKAITGALRRAMGNKKGTEDLKKTLDNLKVLTDNLRDFTKNLKDKSPAILKKVDSIATKIDQGVGTVGQLVNNKDLYNKVDSAAGHLDSILAKIDSGQGTIGQLVNNPDLYNNLNATLKKFSDLSHKSDQMVLDVSMKGYYFPRDAAADGFLTLQIFPRSDKFYEIQVVSSQLGNYNQTVPYTQVNGNYIAGPSQVTENNYAIKFSVEFGQKFNNFDVRAGMIENSFGVGTDVFLTDNLTFTFVLYNIGSYDPIAPNPFTRMYLNYTILNHIWLTAGWYNAFNQNLSSPLVGGGIVFSDNTLKTLIAGHLP, encoded by the coding sequence ATGAACTGGACGGCCGAGGCAAAGCTTGGATTCTTTATCGTGGTGGCTATTCTGGTCGCTGTTGGTCTGACATTGCGATTTGGGCATTTTCATCTGACTCCCAAAGGAAGTTACCGTATTTATGCCGACTTTCGTTCCGTGGATGGGTTGGAAAAAGGAACAGCTGTCCGGATCGCGGGGGTCCGGGTTGGAGAGGTGACCGATATCACCCTTCGTTCTTCCGGAATGGCCCATGTCGAAATGATGATTTTTGACGGCCTCAAGCTTCCTGCAGATATTCATCCCGTCATTTTTTCAAATGGATTTCTGGGAAAACTCTACATCGAACTGGTCCCCGGAAAATCTGCGAAGCCCATTATCAAGAAAAATCAGTTTTTCCCGACCCACAGGGAGAGGCAAGAGCAATCCGGAAGCCATTTGTCTTTCTCCTGGTTCTTGCCTTCGCCGGTATGGGGAGACCCGCTTCCCTCCCAGCCGGGAGCATCGGTCCCCGGACCTTCCTTGCCGTCTTCCAAAACAGAGGATCCGGGTTATGTTCAACCCGGGCAAACGCTGGCTTCCCCTGGAGAAACTGTGAGTGTGAACCGTCTGGTGAGGAAACTGAACCGGATTGCGGACGATATAAAAGCGATTACAGGGGCTCTGCGAAGAGCAATGGGCAATAAGAAGGGAACAGAAGATCTGAAGAAGACGCTGGATAACCTCAAGGTTTTGACGGACAATCTGAGAGATTTTACGAAAAATTTGAAAGACAAGTCTCCGGCGATCTTGAAAAAAGTGGACTCGATTGCAACCAAAATTGATCAGGGGGTGGGCACTGTAGGACAGCTGGTCAATAACAAGGATCTTTACAACAAGGTCGATTCGGCGGCTGGCCATCTGGACAGTATCCTGGCCAAAATTGACAGTGGGCAAGGAACGATTGGGCAGCTCGTCAATAATCCGGACTTATATAACAATCTGAATGCCACGTTGAAGAAATTTTCCGATTTGAGCCACAAGTCGGATCAGATGGTTCTGGATGTTTCGATGAAAGGATATTATTTCCCTCGAGATGCGGCAGCGGACGGGTTTTTGACCCTGCAGATTTTTCCGCGTTCGGACAAGTTCTATGAGATTCAGGTCGTTTCGTCTCAGCTGGGAAATTATAATCAGACTGTTCCCTATACTCAGGTGAACGGAAATTATATTGCCGGACCATCACAAGTCACTGAAAATAACTATGCGATCAAGTTCAGCGTCGAATTCGGACAAAAGTTTAATAACTTTGATGTTCGGGCAGGGATGATAGAAAACAGTTTTGGGGTTGGAACAGATGTTTTTTTGACAGATAACCTGACATTCACATTTGTTCTCTATAATATCGGTTCCTACGATCCGATTGCACCAAATCCTTTTACCAGAATGTATCTCAACTATACAATTCTGAACCATATCTGGCTCACAGCAGGCTGGTATAACGCCTTTAACCAGAATCTTTCCTCGCCGCTTGTCGGAGGCGGGATCGTTTTTTCAGATAATACCCTTAAAACGCTGATAGCCGGACATCTCCCCTGA
- a CDS encoding ABC transporter ATP-binding protein, with protein sequence MNSGEMEIPPIRVENLWKSFGKQTVLKGLTFEVHRGETFVVIGGSGQGKSVLLKHVMRLMKADRGEIYVQGQPIMSLEQKGLYALRRTMGMVFQESALFDSMSVLDNVAFALRMHTSLSEKEILGEAREKLSMVGLKNVEKKFPSEISGGMKKRVGIARAIALAPEILLYDEPTTGLDPVLSSAIDELILKMQSDLSVTSIVITHDMKSAMRIADRVLFLFQGEIRFLGTPQDLVRSNDPVLSQFVKGETQGPIGTL encoded by the coding sequence ATGAATTCCGGAGAGATGGAAATTCCCCCCATACGGGTCGAAAACCTGTGGAAATCTTTTGGAAAACAAACTGTTTTGAAAGGACTGACGTTCGAGGTGCATCGGGGGGAAACCTTTGTTGTGATTGGTGGATCCGGCCAGGGAAAGTCTGTTCTTCTGAAACATGTTATGCGTCTTATGAAGGCTGACAGAGGTGAAATCTATGTGCAGGGTCAACCGATCATGTCCCTTGAGCAGAAAGGGCTTTATGCCTTGCGGAGAACGATGGGAATGGTCTTTCAGGAGTCGGCTCTTTTTGACTCCATGAGTGTCTTGGACAATGTTGCTTTCGCTCTCCGAATGCATACTTCCCTGTCTGAAAAGGAAATTTTGGGGGAAGCTCGAGAAAAGCTGTCCATGGTCGGTTTAAAAAACGTTGAAAAGAAGTTTCCCTCCGAAATCTCGGGAGGGATGAAGAAAAGGGTTGGCATCGCGAGGGCCATTGCGCTTGCACCGGAAATTTTGCTTTATGACGAGCCCACGACGGGCCTGGATCCGGTTTTGTCCTCGGCCATCGATGAGTTGATTTTAAAAATGCAATCTGACCTATCCGTCACCAGCATTGTGATCACGCATGATATGAAGAGCGCTATGAGAATTGCCGACCGCGTTCTTTTTTTGTTCCAGGGAGAAATCCGATTTCTGGGGACTCCCCAGGATCTCGTCAGGTCGAATGACCCTGTTTTGTCCCAGTTTGTCAAAGGGGAAACGCAGGGTCCAATCGGAACGCTTTGA
- a CDS encoding MlaE family ABC transporter permease → MAIFAWVGRKCIGLFSISGDLLITTVTALTGMFRPAFLWWNFLVQLVKVGADSTPVVLVTALFTGMVLALQAWIGFQKFNAEGMVGAVVSLSLTRELGPVITGLMVSGRSGSSMAAELGTMRVTEQIDALESLAVSPLVYLVTPRFYAGLIALPLLTVMADFVGIVGGYFVAVNLLGLPSNVYVKGIARYVNLHDFYSGLVKACIFGAVLSIFSCYMGYHARGGAAGVGQSVTKAVVSSSMAILVLDYFLTAWLF, encoded by the coding sequence ATGGCAATTTTTGCCTGGGTCGGAAGGAAATGTATTGGGCTCTTTTCAATATCCGGTGACCTGTTGATCACAACGGTTACCGCTCTGACGGGGATGTTCCGTCCGGCTTTTTTGTGGTGGAATTTTCTTGTTCAACTTGTGAAGGTCGGTGCGGATTCGACCCCGGTCGTTCTTGTAACAGCCCTCTTTACAGGAATGGTCCTTGCCCTGCAAGCCTGGATCGGCTTCCAGAAGTTTAATGCCGAAGGAATGGTGGGAGCCGTTGTCTCTCTTTCGTTGACGCGTGAACTTGGTCCTGTGATTACCGGTCTGATGGTCAGTGGCCGTTCAGGTTCCTCCATGGCGGCTGAACTTGGGACAATGCGGGTTACGGAACAGATTGACGCGCTTGAATCATTGGCTGTAAGTCCTCTCGTGTATCTTGTGACTCCTCGTTTCTATGCCGGTCTGATCGCCTTGCCTCTGCTGACTGTTATGGCAGACTTTGTCGGTATTGTCGGTGGATACTTTGTTGCGGTCAATCTGCTCGGTCTTCCATCCAATGTTTACGTGAAAGGTATTGCCCGGTACGTAAACCTCCACGACTTTTACTCTGGACTGGTAAAAGCGTGTATCTTCGGGGCAGTTTTATCTATTTTTTCCTGTTATATGGGATATCATGCGAGAGGCGGCGCTGCTGGTGTGGGCCAGAGCGTGACTAAAGCGGTCGTCAGTTCCTCCATGGCAATCCTCGTTCTCGATTATTTCCTCACAGCATGGCTGTTCTGA
- the alr gene encoding alanine racemase, protein MESESSLIEIPGYAGRDLSRSRLIVDLDALSNNLEWIRSRLPSSIEILPVVKADAYGHGMLPVAKNFVEKGVPALGVMGLEEGVRLRKAEISAKVIVMGGILPSELEDCIAFGLTPVIHNCELLEAALDLSRKMEVHIHLKFDVGMGRLGFLPEDISWVCDKIGMESSLRIEGVMSHFPEGEKISETSRQIGIFGCMVDELWDRGALCDRPFVIHLANSAAFLSGQYSVTDKKNRAWEKYARYWIRPGILLYGIPVDPLPLPGLKPAMEIQARLISLKTLSEGSRISYGGTLSLSRKTRVGVLGMGYADGLPRELSNWGWASRMGQKFPFLGRVCMDMVMVDVTDAESPVCLGDWMTVLGNGEDSSMSAWDIAGRIRSIPYEIVCRMGNRSPRFYSRKASSSENFG, encoded by the coding sequence ATGGAAAGTGAATCCTCCCTTATTGAAATCCCGGGATATGCTGGAAGAGACCTTTCCAGAAGCCGTTTAATTGTTGACCTTGATGCTCTTTCGAACAATCTGGAATGGATTCGTTCCCGCCTTCCTTCCTCAATCGAGATTCTTCCTGTGGTAAAGGCAGATGCCTATGGGCATGGAATGCTTCCGGTTGCAAAAAATTTCGTGGAAAAGGGTGTACCGGCACTTGGAGTGATGGGTCTTGAAGAAGGAGTCCGTCTCAGGAAGGCAGAAATATCGGCGAAGGTCATCGTGATGGGGGGCATACTCCCGTCAGAGCTGGAGGATTGCATTGCCTTCGGATTGACCCCTGTGATCCATAATTGTGAACTTCTGGAGGCAGCGCTTGATCTGTCCAGAAAAATGGAAGTTCATATCCATCTGAAATTTGATGTCGGAATGGGGCGATTGGGGTTTTTGCCCGAAGATATTTCCTGGGTATGCGACAAAATCGGGATGGAGTCCTCTCTCCGGATCGAAGGGGTCATGTCGCATTTTCCTGAAGGAGAGAAGATTTCAGAAACCAGTCGGCAAATTGGAATCTTCGGATGCATGGTTGATGAACTCTGGGATCGTGGGGCTTTGTGCGACAGACCTTTTGTTATTCATCTGGCAAATAGTGCGGCCTTTCTCTCCGGACAATACAGTGTTACGGATAAAAAAAACAGAGCCTGGGAAAAATATGCCCGATACTGGATTCGTCCCGGAATTCTTCTGTACGGGATCCCGGTTGATCCTTTGCCTCTTCCGGGATTAAAACCTGCGATGGAGATCCAGGCTCGTCTGATCTCCTTAAAAACGTTGTCGGAAGGAAGCCGAATATCTTACGGCGGAACATTGTCACTTTCCCGAAAAACCCGGGTCGGTGTATTGGGCATGGGATATGCCGATGGGTTGCCCAGAGAGCTCTCCAATTGGGGATGGGCCTCTCGAATGGGGCAAAAGTTTCCTTTCCTGGGAAGAGTGTGTATGGATATGGTGATGGTCGATGTAACAGATGCTGAGAGTCCAGTGTGTTTGGGAGACTGGATGACTGTTCTGGGCAATGGAGAGGATTCGAGCATGTCCGCATGGGATATCGCCGGCCGTATTCGTTCGATTCCGTATGAGATAGTGTGCAGGATGGGAAATCGATCGCCACGCTTTTATTCAAGAAAGGCCAGCTCCAGCGAGAACTTCGGCTAA
- the frr gene encoding ribosome recycling factor: MDADLKEPQKKLESAVEFFKKEIQTLRTGRPSLSLLENVKVSYYGNPSSVDKVASLNIMDNRIIVISPWDMKMIPEIEKAILAANIGLTPQNDGKVIRIAVPPMTEERRKQMVKLLKKMAEEAKIAIRNIRRDGNDDLKKKKSDGLIQEDRLKKLQDELQKMTDQTVQKIDDLTQKKEQEIMTT; encoded by the coding sequence ATGGACGCGGATCTGAAAGAACCACAGAAAAAACTGGAGAGTGCGGTTGAATTTTTCAAGAAGGAAATTCAAACGCTTCGGACGGGACGTCCTTCATTATCCCTTCTTGAAAATGTAAAGGTTTCCTATTATGGAAATCCCTCCTCCGTCGATAAAGTGGCTTCTCTGAATATTATGGATAACAGGATTATTGTTATTTCTCCTTGGGATATGAAAATGATTCCGGAGATAGAGAAGGCCATTCTGGCAGCGAACATTGGCCTGACCCCGCAAAATGATGGAAAGGTGATCCGCATCGCCGTCCCTCCCATGACAGAAGAGCGACGAAAACAGATGGTCAAGCTGCTGAAAAAAATGGCTGAGGAAGCCAAAATCGCCATTCGGAACATTCGACGGGACGGCAACGACGATTTGAAGAAAAAGAAATCCGATGGATTGATTCAGGAAGACCGCCTGAAAAAGCTTCAGGATGAATTGCAAAAAATGACGGACCAGACAGTTCAAAAGATTGATGACCTGACGCAGAAAAAAGAACAAGAGATCATGACCACCTGA
- the pyrH gene encoding UMP kinase, which translates to MGPYKRVLLKLSGEALMGDQSFGIDPLVLDRISGDIQSVLNSGTELGIVIGGGNFFRGLAGIEQGIERASADYMGMLATVLNSLALQSALERKGVPTRVLSAIEMRALAEPYIRRRAIRHLEKGRVIIFAGGTGNPYFTTDTAAALRASEIGAEVVLKATKVDGIYTEDPKKSPHAQKFLRLTYAEVLEKNLRVMDQTAIALCRENDMPIVVFDLMGEGNIMSVIRGESLGTFVHH; encoded by the coding sequence ATGGGGCCCTATAAAAGGGTTCTTTTAAAGCTTTCCGGTGAAGCACTGATGGGGGATCAATCCTTCGGGATTGATCCTCTTGTGCTTGACAGGATTTCTGGGGATATCCAGTCTGTTCTCAACAGTGGAACCGAGCTGGGCATTGTCATTGGAGGGGGAAATTTTTTTCGGGGTCTTGCCGGAATTGAGCAGGGAATCGAAAGGGCTTCAGCTGATTATATGGGAATGCTTGCAACAGTTTTGAACAGTCTGGCATTGCAGTCGGCTCTTGAGAGAAAAGGGGTTCCCACGCGTGTTTTGTCAGCCATAGAAATGAGGGCCCTGGCGGAACCCTATATACGAAGGAGAGCCATTCGACATCTTGAAAAAGGCCGAGTGATTATTTTTGCTGGTGGAACCGGGAATCCATACTTTACAACAGATACGGCAGCTGCATTGAGAGCCAGTGAAATCGGAGCAGAGGTTGTTTTGAAGGCAACAAAGGTGGACGGGATTTATACGGAGGATCCCAAGAAGAGCCCACATGCCCAAAAATTTCTGCGACTCACCTATGCGGAAGTTCTCGAAAAAAATTTGCGAGTTATGGACCAGACGGCAATTGCTCTTTGCCGGGAAAATGATATGCCGATTGTTGTCTTTGATCTTATGGGTGAAGGAAACATCATGAGTGTCATCCGTGGAGAGAGTCTGGGGACATTTGTTCACCATTGA
- the tsf gene encoding translation elongation factor Ts: MNGNWEKSRKGDSGLDVSAQLVKELREKTQAGFMECRKALLEAGGDIEKAFEVLKQKGSLQAQKKSDRMTSEGIVSSYIHAGNKIGVLVEVNCETDFVARTEDFRELVKNLAMHIAASSPSYVEKKDIPQDVMDTARKKFEEEVQDKPEKVRGQIVQGKLDKFMQEKCLLDQPYVKDPGILVKDLVAAAIAKLGENITVNRFSRFQIGEGND, translated from the coding sequence ATGAACGGAAATTGGGAAAAGAGTAGGAAGGGGGATTCAGGATTGGACGTTAGTGCCCAGTTGGTAAAAGAGCTTCGGGAAAAGACGCAGGCTGGATTCATGGAATGCAGGAAGGCATTGCTGGAAGCTGGCGGAGATATTGAGAAAGCTTTTGAGGTTCTTAAGCAAAAAGGTTCCCTGCAGGCACAAAAAAAATCGGACCGTATGACATCCGAAGGGATCGTCTCCTCTTATATTCACGCCGGCAATAAAATCGGCGTCCTTGTGGAAGTGAACTGCGAAACAGACTTTGTTGCGAGGACAGAAGATTTCAGGGAACTCGTCAAAAATCTGGCGATGCATATTGCTGCTTCTTCGCCTTCCTATGTTGAAAAAAAGGACATTCCTCAGGATGTAATGGATACTGCCCGGAAAAAGTTTGAAGAAGAGGTTCAGGACAAGCCAGAAAAAGTTCGTGGCCAAATCGTTCAAGGAAAGCTCGACAAGTTTATGCAGGAGAAGTGTCTTCTGGACCAGCCTTACGTCAAGGATCCCGGCATTCTCGTCAAAGATCTAGTGGCGGCAGCTATCGCAAAGTTAGGAGAAAACATCACGGTGAACCGGTTCAGCCGGTTCCAGATTGGTGAAGGGAACGATTGA